In Herbaspirillum sp. WKF16, one genomic interval encodes:
- a CDS encoding helix-turn-helix transcriptional regulator, whose protein sequence is MENNVRGLRAQLGWSQAELAARLDVSRQTINAIETGRYDPSLPLAFAMAKVFGLKIEEIFRPE, encoded by the coding sequence ATGGAAAACAATGTCCGCGGACTGCGCGCGCAGCTGGGCTGGAGCCAGGCCGAACTGGCCGCCCGGCTGGACGTCTCGCGCCAGACCATCAACGCCATCGAAACCGGCCGCTACGACCCCAGCCTGCCGCTGGCCTTCGCCATGGCGAAGGTGTTCGGCCTGAAGATCGAGGAGATCTTCAGGCCGGAGTAA
- a CDS encoding chromate transporter, which produces MSQTLIALAVIMTQLSVLAFGGGNTILPEMQRQVVEVHHWMTAEDFSALFALGQAAPGPNLMVVTLVGWHVAGFWGMLVTTFAKFGPSSLITIVMLHVWERFKDKPWRRHVQAGLLPVTGGLVAASALLIAQASITHGFLAAITAATAVIALKTKVHPLWLLFGGALAGFFYLGSF; this is translated from the coding sequence ATGAGCCAGACCCTGATCGCGCTGGCCGTCATCATGACCCAGCTCTCGGTGCTGGCCTTCGGCGGCGGCAACACCATCCTGCCGGAGATGCAGCGCCAGGTGGTGGAAGTGCATCACTGGATGACGGCCGAGGACTTCAGCGCGCTGTTCGCGCTGGGCCAGGCCGCGCCCGGCCCCAACCTGATGGTGGTGACGCTGGTGGGCTGGCACGTCGCCGGCTTCTGGGGCATGCTGGTGACCACCTTCGCCAAGTTCGGCCCGTCCTCGCTGATCACCATCGTCATGCTGCACGTGTGGGAACGCTTCAAGGACAAGCCCTGGCGGCGCCACGTGCAGGCCGGCCTGTTGCCGGTGACCGGCGGCCTGGTCGCGGCCTCGGCCCTGCTGATCGCCCAGGCCTCGATCACCCACGGCTTCCTGGCGGCGATCACGGCGGCCACCGCGGTGATCGCGCTCAAGACCAAGGTCCATCCGCTGTGGTTGCTGTTCGGCGGCGCGCTGGCCGGGTTTTTCTACCTCGGTTCGTTCTGA
- a CDS encoding chromate transporter, with the protein MNTSAPGPDTPAALSAPPTSRELFSGFLGLGMTAFGGALPLAHRMIVERRRWLSEPEFVQLLGLCQFLPGGNIINLSVALGMKFRGVKGALAAISGLIAVPSVVVVLLGMIYQHFQHDPNVRHLFAGLAAAAAGLLIQMAIKIALPLRKNLVLAAVAVACFVAIALVRIPLVWVMLVMTPISVLLTARYGDKFAAKAPPKDVAKDPAREGAK; encoded by the coding sequence ATGAACACTTCCGCCCCCGGCCCGGACACCCCGGCAGCGCTGTCAGCGCCCCCCACTTCCAGAGAACTCTTCTCAGGCTTCCTCGGCCTGGGCATGACCGCCTTCGGCGGCGCGCTGCCGCTGGCGCACCGCATGATCGTCGAGCGCCGCCGCTGGCTTTCCGAGCCTGAATTCGTGCAATTGCTGGGGCTGTGCCAGTTCCTGCCGGGCGGCAACATCATCAATCTCTCGGTCGCGCTGGGCATGAAATTCCGCGGCGTGAAGGGTGCGCTGGCGGCCATCTCCGGCCTGATCGCGGTGCCCTCGGTGGTGGTGGTGCTGCTGGGCATGATCTACCAGCACTTCCAGCACGACCCCAACGTCAGGCACCTGTTCGCCGGCCTGGCAGCGGCCGCCGCCGGCCTGCTGATCCAGATGGCGATCAAGATCGCGCTGCCGCTGCGCAAGAACCTGGTGCTGGCGGCGGTCGCGGTGGCCTGCTTCGTGGCCATCGCGCTGGTGCGCATCCCGCTGGTGTGGGTGATGCTGGTGATGACGCCGATCAGCGTGCTGCTGACGGCGCGCTACGGCGACAAGTTCGCCGCCAAGGCGCCGCCCAAGGACGTTGCCAAAGACCCGGCGAGGGAGGGCGCGAAATGA
- a CDS encoding LysR family transcriptional regulator, with protein MSPQIDLRLLRYFIAVAEEGHLTKAAQRIGIQQPPLSQQIRVLEKELGVTLFNRLPRGMELTESGAALLTDARAILAQLASTVAGVRRISEGKMGRVAVGFTESASLHPFVHSVIRAFRAVAPDVALTVEETNTTELVEALRQKQLDLAFVRSPVGDASGLTMEPMLVEEMLAALPADHPLAGNGRRKSIALAALADESFIMTRRPSGPGLYDTIIAACHAAGFSPRVMQEARKNLSTLSLVAAGLGVSVIPASMTRVNAEGIVYLRLNDSPELKAPLHLAYREEGVSGAASLMREEARKLSAQQKRR; from the coding sequence ATGTCACCCCAGATCGACCTGCGCCTGCTGCGCTACTTCATCGCCGTCGCCGAAGAGGGCCACCTGACCAAGGCGGCGCAGCGCATCGGCATCCAGCAGCCGCCGCTGTCGCAGCAGATACGCGTGCTGGAAAAGGAGCTGGGCGTGACCCTGTTCAATCGCCTGCCGCGCGGCATGGAGCTCACCGAGAGCGGCGCGGCGCTGCTGACCGACGCCCGCGCCATCCTGGCCCAGTTGGCCTCCACCGTCGCCGGCGTGCGCCGCATCTCGGAGGGCAAGATGGGCCGCGTCGCGGTCGGCTTCACCGAATCGGCCTCGCTGCATCCTTTCGTGCATTCGGTGATCCGCGCCTTTCGCGCAGTGGCGCCCGACGTCGCGCTGACGGTGGAAGAAACCAACACCACCGAGCTGGTCGAGGCGCTGCGCCAGAAGCAGCTGGACCTGGCCTTCGTGCGCTCGCCGGTGGGCGACGCCAGCGGCCTGACGATGGAACCGATGCTGGTCGAGGAGATGCTGGCGGCCTTGCCGGCGGACCACCCGCTGGCAGGCAACGGCCGCAGGAAGAGCATCGCGCTGGCGGCGCTGGCCGACGAGTCCTTCATCATGACGCGCCGCCCCAGCGGCCCCGGGCTGTACGACACCATCATCGCCGCCTGCCACGCCGCGGGCTTCTCGCCGCGCGTGATGCAGGAGGCGCGCAAGAACCTGTCCACGCTGTCGCTGGTGGCCGCCGGCCTGGGGGTATCGGTGATCCCGGCTTCGATGACGCGGGTCAATGCCGAGGGCATCGTCTACCTCAGGCTGAACGATTCCCCCGAGTTGAAGGCGCCGCTGCACCTGGCCTACAGGGAAGAAGGCGTCAGCGGCGCGGCGTCGCTGATGCGCGAGGAGGCGCGCAAGCTGAGCGCGCAGCAGAAGCGGCGTTGA
- the dcd gene encoding dCTP deaminase, with translation MSIKSDKWIRRMSEQHGMIEPYEPGQVRLSADGSKIVSYGTSSYGYDIRCADEFKIFTNINSTIVDPKNFDEKSFVDFKGDVCIIPPNSFALARTMEYFRIPRSVLTICLGKSTYARCGIIVNVTPFEPEWEGYVTLEFSNTTPLPAKIYAGEGCAQVLFFESDEICETSYKDRGGKYQGQHGVTLPKT, from the coding sequence ATGTCCATCAAGTCAGATAAGTGGATCCGCCGCATGTCGGAGCAGCACGGCATGATCGAGCCCTACGAGCCGGGCCAGGTGCGCCTCTCGGCCGACGGCAGCAAGATCGTCTCCTACGGCACTTCGTCCTACGGCTACGATATCCGCTGCGCCGACGAATTCAAGATCTTCACCAACATCAACTCGACCATCGTCGATCCCAAGAACTTCGACGAGAAGTCCTTCGTGGACTTCAAGGGCGACGTCTGCATCATCCCGCCGAACTCCTTCGCGCTGGCGCGCACGATGGAATACTTCCGCATCCCGCGCAGCGTGCTGACCATCTGCCTGGGCAAGTCGACCTACGCGCGTTGCGGCATCATCGTCAACGTCACGCCCTTCGAGCCGGAATGGGAAGGCTACGTCACCCTGGAGTTCTCTAACACCACGCCGCTGCCGGCCAAGATCTACGCCGGCGAGGGTTGCGCGCAGGTGCTGTTCTTCGAGAGCGACGAGATCTGCGAGACCTCCTACAAGGACCGCGGCGGCAAGTACCAGGGCCAGCACGGCGTGACGCTGCCCAAGACCTGA
- the hrpA gene encoding ATP-dependent RNA helicase HrpA, producing MSVTKAPTPPSSGKPQPDEQRRRRPQTGSAAGAVAQQAPRNPLPPVTFPEELPVSGRRHEIAEALRRHQVVIVSGETGSGKTTQLPKICLELGRGEKGLIGHTQPRRIAASSTAKRIAQELNSPPGELVGYKVRFNDTLSRGAWIKLMTDGILLAETQTDPLLRQYDTIIIDEAHERSLNIDFLLGYLKQLLPKRPDLKIIITSATIDADRFARHFGREVNGEVVPAPVIEVSGRLYPVEIRYRPIDNADRSGVSTEVAQARARAEGRASQAQKDREQRDLMDAVVDAVDELARLGSGDVLVFLPGEREIRDAAEALRKHHPPHVEILPLFARLSAAEQERVFKISNARRIVLATNVAETSLTVPGIRYVVDAGLARVKRYSYRNKVEQLQIEPVAQSAANQRAGRCGRVAAGVCIRLYDEQDFQGRAKFTDPEILRSSLASVILRMKSLHLTDVESFPFIEPPPGRAIADGYQLLQELGAVEEQDGVNRLTALGRQLAKLPLDPRVGRMILAGRDNACLSELLIIAAALSVQDPRDRPMEAQNAADNAHKKFADEKSEFTSYLKIWKWFEEAIAHKKSNRQLQDHCRENFLSQLRLREWRDVHSQLLTIVKEQNWRLNEAPATYDQLHLALLTGLLGNIGFKGEDDAQYLGARGIRFNIWPGAHLTKKPGRWVMAAELVDTARLYARCNANIQPEWLEKMGGHLLKKSWGEPRWEKRAAQVTASERATLYGLVVYSQRRINYGNINPAEAREIFIRDALVGGDFETRAPFFAHNQKLVREIENLEHKSRRLDVLVDDELIIAFYDKLIPAEICNGVDFEKWHKQATAEDPRLLYLNRDELMRHEAAGVTTELFPKTMNVAGIAMALSYHFEPGAARDGVTLTVPLYALNQVSADRCEWLVPGMLKEKVHLLIKSLPQKLRRHCVPLPDYAAKFCERMDERKTFGRGNLTDAIIADIREQITLLVKASDFKQETLSAHHAMNFKIVDEHGRQLEMGRNLAALQAEFGGQARQQFQKLAEQVAIAPREDDAEDAAPAPSPSSAAKGGQKAQAAPAAAPVSAGEYGNLTGWSFGELPELLEITRGAGRQAQTLIGFPALVDRNTHCDLEVFDDPAEAARFHRTGLRRLFALQMKEQLKFLEKNIPGLQQMGMQFMALGSQEELREQILNAGLERAFLQDPLPRNADEFNRRRDEGKARLSLLVNEIARLCALVLAEYHSLPKKLQGIKAHAQAAADMQAQLAQLVGKRFVAETDYGNLSHYPRYLKAINVRLDKLRADPARDTRLLAEWNLVALPYQRGLKDRAGRADPKMTEFRWMLEELRVSLYAQELKTPMPVSVKRLQKVWESMQR from the coding sequence ATGTCCGTTACCAAAGCACCTACTCCCCCATCGTCCGGAAAACCGCAACCGGACGAGCAGCGCCGCCGGCGCCCACAGACCGGATCCGCCGCCGGCGCGGTAGCGCAACAGGCGCCGCGCAATCCCTTGCCGCCGGTCACCTTCCCGGAAGAGCTCCCGGTCTCGGGCCGCCGCCATGAAATCGCCGAGGCGCTGCGCCGGCACCAGGTCGTCATCGTCAGCGGCGAGACCGGCTCCGGCAAGACCACCCAGCTGCCCAAGATCTGCCTGGAGCTGGGGCGCGGCGAGAAGGGCCTGATCGGCCATACCCAGCCGCGCCGCATCGCCGCCTCCTCGACCGCCAAGCGCATTGCGCAGGAATTGAATTCGCCGCCGGGCGAGCTGGTCGGCTACAAGGTGCGCTTCAACGACACCTTGTCCAGGGGCGCATGGATCAAGCTGATGACCGACGGCATCCTGCTGGCCGAGACGCAGACCGATCCGCTGCTGCGCCAGTACGACACCATCATCATCGACGAGGCGCACGAGCGTAGCCTGAACATCGACTTCCTGCTGGGCTACCTGAAGCAGCTGCTGCCCAAGCGCCCCGACCTGAAGATCATCATCACCTCGGCCACCATCGACGCCGACCGCTTCGCGCGCCACTTCGGCCGCGAGGTGAACGGGGAAGTGGTGCCGGCGCCGGTGATCGAGGTCTCGGGCCGCCTGTATCCGGTCGAGATCCGTTACCGCCCGATCGACAACGCCGACCGCAGCGGCGTCTCCACCGAAGTCGCGCAGGCGCGCGCGCGCGCCGAAGGGCGCGCCTCCCAGGCCCAGAAGGACCGCGAGCAGCGCGACCTGATGGACGCCGTGGTCGACGCCGTCGACGAGCTGGCGCGCCTGGGCTCGGGCGACGTGCTGGTGTTTTTGCCGGGCGAGCGCGAGATCCGCGACGCCGCCGAGGCGCTGCGCAAGCACCATCCGCCGCACGTGGAGATCCTGCCGCTGTTCGCGCGCCTGTCGGCGGCCGAGCAGGAGCGCGTGTTCAAGATCAGCAATGCGCGCCGCATCGTGCTGGCCACCAACGTCGCCGAGACTTCGCTGACCGTGCCGGGCATCCGCTACGTGGTCGATGCGGGTCTGGCGCGCGTGAAGCGCTACAGCTACCGCAACAAGGTCGAGCAGCTGCAGATCGAACCGGTGGCGCAGTCGGCCGCCAACCAGCGCGCCGGCCGCTGCGGCCGCGTGGCCGCGGGCGTGTGCATCCGCCTCTACGACGAGCAGGATTTCCAGGGCCGGGCCAAGTTCACCGATCCCGAAATCCTGCGCTCCTCGCTGGCCTCGGTCATCCTGCGCATGAAGTCGCTGCACCTGACCGATGTCGAGAGCTTCCCCTTCATCGAGCCGCCGCCCGGCCGCGCCATCGCCGACGGCTACCAGCTGCTGCAGGAGCTGGGCGCGGTGGAGGAGCAGGACGGCGTCAACCGCCTGACCGCGCTGGGCCGCCAGCTGGCCAAGCTGCCGCTGGACCCGCGCGTGGGCCGCATGATCCTGGCCGGGCGCGACAACGCCTGCCTGAGCGAATTGCTGATCATCGCCGCCGCGCTGTCGGTGCAGGATCCGCGCGACCGGCCGATGGAGGCGCAGAACGCGGCCGACAATGCGCACAAGAAGTTCGCCGACGAGAAATCCGAATTCACCAGCTACCTCAAGATCTGGAAGTGGTTCGAGGAGGCGATCGCCCACAAGAAGTCCAACCGCCAGCTGCAGGACCATTGCCGGGAGAATTTCCTCTCGCAGCTGCGCCTGCGCGAGTGGCGCGACGTGCATTCCCAGCTGCTGACCATCGTCAAGGAGCAGAACTGGCGCCTCAACGAGGCGCCGGCCACCTACGATCAACTGCACCTGGCGCTCTTGACCGGTTTGCTCGGCAACATCGGTTTCAAGGGCGAGGACGACGCCCAATACCTGGGCGCGCGCGGCATCAGGTTCAACATCTGGCCCGGCGCCCACCTGACCAAGAAGCCCGGCCGCTGGGTCATGGCCGCCGAGCTGGTAGACACCGCGCGGCTGTACGCGCGCTGCAACGCCAACATCCAGCCCGAGTGGCTGGAGAAGATGGGCGGCCACCTGCTCAAGAAGTCCTGGGGCGAGCCGCGCTGGGAGAAGCGCGCCGCGCAAGTCACGGCCAGCGAGCGCGCCACGCTCTACGGCCTGGTGGTGTACAGCCAGCGCCGCATCAACTACGGCAACATCAATCCCGCCGAGGCGCGCGAGATCTTCATCCGCGACGCGCTGGTGGGCGGCGACTTCGAGACCCGCGCGCCGTTCTTCGCGCACAACCAGAAGCTGGTGCGCGAGATCGAGAACCTGGAGCACAAGTCGCGCCGCCTGGACGTGCTGGTGGACGATGAGCTGATCATCGCCTTCTACGACAAGTTGATCCCGGCCGAGATCTGCAACGGCGTCGACTTCGAGAAATGGCACAAGCAGGCCACCGCCGAGGACCCCAGGCTGCTGTACCTGAACCGCGACGAGCTGATGCGCCACGAGGCGGCCGGCGTCACCACCGAGCTGTTCCCCAAGACCATGAACGTGGCTGGCATCGCCATGGCGCTGTCCTATCACTTCGAGCCGGGCGCGGCGCGCGACGGCGTGACCTTGACCGTGCCGCTGTATGCGCTGAACCAGGTCTCGGCCGACCGCTGCGAGTGGCTGGTGCCGGGTATGCTCAAGGAAAAGGTGCACCTGCTGATCAAGTCGCTGCCGCAGAAGCTGCGCCGCCATTGCGTGCCGCTGCCGGACTACGCGGCGAAGTTCTGCGAGCGCATGGATGAGCGCAAGACCTTCGGCCGCGGCAACCTGACCGACGCCATCATCGCCGACATCCGCGAGCAGATCACCCTCCTGGTCAAGGCCAGCGACTTCAAGCAGGAGACGCTGTCGGCGCACCACGCGATGAACTTCAAGATCGTCGACGAGCACGGTCGCCAGCTGGAGATGGGACGCAACCTCGCCGCGTTGCAGGCCGAGTTCGGCGGCCAGGCGCGCCAGCAGTTCCAGAAGCTGGCCGAGCAGGTGGCGATCGCCCCGCGCGAAGACGACGCCGAAGACGCGGCCCCGGCCCCGTCCCCGTCCTCGGCCGCCAAGGGCGGCCAGAAGGCGCAAGCCGCTCCCGCCGCGGCGCCGGTCTCGGCCGGCGAGTACGGCAACCTCACCGGCTGGAGCTTCGGCGAACTGCCCGAGCTGCTGGAGATCACGCGCGGCGCCGGCCGCCAGGCGCAGACGCTGATCGGCTTCCCGGCGCTGGTGGATCGTAACACGCACTGCGACCTGGAAGTCTTCGACGACCCGGCCGAGGCCGCACGCTTCCACCGCACCGGCTTGCGCCGCCTGTTCGCGCTGCAGATGAAGGAACAGCTCAAGTTCCTGGAGAAGAACATTCCCGGCCTGCAGCAGATGGGCATGCAGTTCATGGCGCTGGGTTCGCAGGAAGAGCTGCGCGAGCAGATCCTGAACGCCGGCCTGGAACGCGCCTTCCTGCAGGATCCGCTGCCGCGCAACGCCGACGAGTTCAACCGCCGCCGCGACGAGGGCAAGGCGCGGCTGAGCTTGCTGGTCAACGAAATTGCCCGGCTGTGCGCTTTGGTGCTGGCCGAGTACCACTCGCTGCCCAAGAAGCTGCAAGGCATCAAGGCGCACGCCCAGGCCGCGGCCGACATGCAGGCGCAGCTGGCGCAACTGGTCGGCAAGCGCTTCGTGGCCGAGACCGATTACGGCAACCTGAGCCACTACCCGCGCTACCTCAAGGCCATCAACGTGCGGCTGGACAAGTTGCGCGCCGACCCCGCGCGCGACACGCGCTTGCTGGCCGAGTGGAACCTGGTGGCGCTGCCCTACCAGCGCGGCCTGAAAGACCGCGCCGGCCGCGCCGATCCCAAGATGACCGAGTTCCGCTGGATGCTGGAAGAGCTGCGCGTGTCGCTCTATGCGCAGGAGCTCAAGACGCCCATGCCGGTGTCGGTCAAGCGGCTGCAGAAGGTGTGGGAGAGCATGCAGCGCTGA
- the argA gene encoding amino-acid N-acetyltransferase codes for MENQTQFVNWLRSVAPYVHAFRGKTFVVAFPGELVTAGGLQVLAQDLSLLLALGIRIVVVHGSRPQVAEQLALRNVEAHFHNGLRVTDAAALECAKEAAGELRLDIEAAFSQGLPNTPMAHAAIRVISGNFVTARPMGVIDGVDLQLTGVVRKIAADVIQPIMNAGGIVLLSPLGFSPTGEAFNLTMEDVAVSAAIALRAEKLIFLSETPLMKDAGGAEIRELSSHQAEAVLSAGFLPADAAFYLASVVKACNAGVSRAHIVPLNTDGSALLELFTHDGVGTMVTYENLESLRQATIEDVGGILRLIEPLEADGTLVKRGRELIEREIHYFSVIEHDNVIFGCAALYPFPKERMGEMACLTVNPEVQGQGDGDRILKHIETRAREAGLTKLFVLTTRTSHWFLKRGFMLAGVNDLPQDRQQIYNWQRKSQVLIKNLY; via the coding sequence ATGGAAAATCAGACCCAATTCGTCAACTGGCTGCGCTCGGTCGCACCCTATGTTCACGCCTTCCGCGGCAAGACCTTCGTGGTCGCGTTTCCGGGCGAGCTGGTCACCGCCGGCGGCCTGCAGGTGCTGGCCCAGGACCTGTCGCTGCTCTTGGCGCTGGGCATCCGTATCGTGGTGGTGCACGGCTCGCGCCCGCAGGTGGCCGAGCAGCTGGCGCTGCGCAACGTCGAGGCGCACTTCCACAACGGCCTGCGCGTGACCGACGCCGCCGCGCTCGAATGCGCCAAGGAAGCCGCCGGCGAACTGCGCCTGGACATCGAGGCCGCCTTCAGCCAGGGCCTGCCCAACACGCCGATGGCGCACGCCGCGATCCGGGTGATCTCCGGCAACTTCGTCACCGCGCGTCCAATGGGCGTGATCGACGGCGTCGACCTGCAATTGACCGGCGTGGTGCGCAAGATCGCCGCCGACGTCATCCAGCCCATCATGAACGCCGGCGGCATCGTGCTGCTCTCGCCGCTGGGCTTCTCGCCCACCGGCGAGGCCTTCAACCTGACCATGGAAGACGTGGCCGTCTCGGCGGCCATCGCGCTGCGCGCCGAGAAGCTGATCTTCCTGTCGGAAACGCCGCTGATGAAGGACGCCGGCGGCGCCGAGATCCGCGAGCTGTCCTCGCACCAGGCCGAGGCCGTGCTGTCGGCGGGCTTCCTGCCGGCCGACGCCGCCTTCTACCTGGCCAGCGTGGTCAAGGCCTGCAACGCCGGCGTCTCGCGCGCGCACATCGTGCCGCTCAACACCGACGGCTCGGCCCTGCTGGAACTGTTCACCCACGATGGCGTGGGCACCATGGTCACCTACGAGAACCTGGAAAGCCTGCGCCAGGCCACCATCGAGGACGTGGGCGGCATCCTCAGGCTGATCGAGCCGCTGGAAGCCGACGGCACCCTGGTCAAGCGCGGCCGCGAACTGATCGAGCGCGAGATCCATTACTTCTCCGTGATCGAGCACGACAACGTGATCTTCGGCTGCGCCGCGCTCTACCCCTTCCCCAAGGAACGCATGGGCGAGATGGCCTGCCTTACCGTCAATCCCGAAGTGCAGGGCCAGGGCGACGGCGACCGCATCCTCAAGCACATCGAGACGCGCGCCCGCGAGGCCGGGCTGACCAAGCTGTTTGTGCTCACCACCCGCACCTCGCACTGGTTCTTGAAGCGCGGCTTCATGCTGGCCGGCGTCAACGACCTGCCGCAGGATCGCCAGCAGATCTACAACTGGCAGCGCAAGTCGCAGGTGCTGATCAAGAATCTCTACTGA
- a CDS encoding oxidative damage protection protein — MARMVHCIKLNKEAEGLDFPPYPGELGKRIYESVSKEAWAAWLKHQTMLVNENRLMLADARARKYLATQMEKHFFGEGADAAQGYVPPSD, encoded by the coding sequence ATGGCACGCATGGTCCACTGCATCAAACTGAACAAGGAAGCCGAAGGCCTGGACTTCCCGCCGTACCCGGGCGAACTGGGCAAGCGCATCTATGAAAGCGTCTCCAAGGAAGCCTGGGCCGCCTGGCTCAAGCACCAGACCATGCTGGTCAACGAGAACCGCCTGATGCTGGCCGACGCGCGCGCGCGCAAGTACCTGGCCACCCAGATGGAGAAGCACTTCTTCGGCGAAGGCGCCGACGCCGCGCAAGGCTACGTGCCGCCCAGCGACTGA